One window of the Pseudomonas sihuiensis genome contains the following:
- a CDS encoding DNA-3-methyladenine glycosylase — protein MKPAEPTLSLPWPGARALPDTFFDRDAQLLARELLGKVIRHRVGTLWLSARIIETEAYYLVDKGSHASLGYTEKRKALFADGGHIYMYYARGGDSLNFSAHGPGNAVLIKSAHPWVDAISGPDALAAMQRNNPGSLGQPRAPERLCAGQTLLCKALGLKVPNWDARRFDPQQLFVEDVDERPHAIIQCARLGIPKGRDEHLPYRFVDARYARHCTRNPLRRGQVEGRDYQLHTLEPTRP, from the coding sequence ATGAAGCCTGCCGAACCCACACTCAGTTTGCCCTGGCCCGGCGCCAGGGCATTGCCCGATACCTTCTTCGATCGCGATGCACAGTTGCTGGCCCGCGAGTTGCTCGGCAAGGTCATCCGCCATCGCGTCGGCACGCTGTGGCTGAGTGCACGGATCATCGAGACCGAGGCCTATTACCTGGTCGACAAGGGCAGCCACGCATCGCTCGGCTACACCGAGAAGCGCAAGGCACTGTTCGCCGATGGCGGGCATATCTACATGTACTACGCGCGCGGCGGCGATTCGCTGAACTTCAGTGCTCATGGGCCAGGTAACGCGGTGCTGATCAAGTCCGCGCATCCCTGGGTCGACGCCATCAGCGGCCCCGATGCCCTGGCGGCGATGCAACGCAACAACCCAGGCAGCCTCGGCCAGCCCCGCGCCCCCGAACGTTTGTGCGCCGGGCAGACACTGCTGTGCAAAGCGCTGGGCCTGAAAGTACCGAACTGGGATGCGCGCCGCTTCGACCCACAACAGCTGTTCGTCGAGGATGTCGACGAACGACCGCACGCGATCATCCAGTGCGCGCGCCTGGGCATTCCCAAGGGCCGCGACGAGCACCTGCCCTACCGTTTCGTCGACGCCCGCTATGCCCGCCACTGCACGCGCAACCCTTTGCGCCGTGGACAGGTCGAAGGACGCGACTATCAACTACACACGCTGGAGCCTACCCGACCATGA